The genomic segment CCCAACGTGCCCCAGCTGCTCAACCAGATCCTGCTCGTCGGCTCGGTGATCAGCCCCGCGGGCCTGGCGAACGCCGGGAAGATGGGCACCCAGTCCTTCGGCGCGGGCCCGTATGTCCTGGACACCGCCCACACGGCCACCGGCGACCACTACACGTACACCCCCAACCCCAACTACTGGGACAAGACGAAGATCCACTGGAAGAAGGTGATCATCAAGATCGTCGCCAACCCCAACTCGGCCCTCCAGGCCGTGAAGACCGGGCAGGCCGACGTCCTGGGCATCACCGCCAACCAGGTCGACACCGCCACCTCGGGCGGCCTCAGCGTGATCCGTTCGCCCAACGCCTTCCTCGGCATCGACCTCGTCGACCGTGACGGAGTCCTCTCCAAGCCCCTCAAGGACGTCCGGGTCCGGCAGGCCCTCAACTACGCGGTGGACCGCGAGAGCATCACCAAGGCCCTCTTCCAGCAGTACGGTCACGCCACCGACCAGATATCCCTCCCCGGCCTGGACGGTTTCGCCGCCGACTACGACAACCACTACTCCTACGACCCGGCGAAGGCCAAGCAGCTGCTCGCCGCCGCGGGGTACCCGAACGGGTTCCCGCTGCACATGGAGACGCAGAACTTCTTCGGCATCGACCTGGTCACCCAGGCCGTCGTCCAGCAGTGGAAGCAGATCGGCGTCACCGCCACCGTCACCACGGACACCAGCATCGGCCAGTGGCTGGGCAACGCCACCTCCAAGAAGTTCCCCGCGCTCGGGTTCGGCTACGGCGGCGCCTCCACCTACACGCTGTTGCTGGACTGGATGCTGCCGCACCCCACCGCGTTCAATCCGTTCGCCTCGCAGGATCCCGCACTGACCGCCATGCTGGCCACCGCCGCGGCCGCCCCCCAGGAGCAGCAGCCGGCGCTCTACCAGAACGTCATGCGCAGGGTCGTCGACCAGGCGTGGTTCGTCTCGGTGCTGCGGACCGACGGGATCTACGCCTTCAACAGCAAGAAGCTGAAGGGGTTCGCGGTGGCGCCCAGCTACCTTCCCGACCTCGCCTGGGCCACCGCGCCGAAGTAGTACCCGCCCCGGCCTCCTCGCCCTTTCCGCCCCGCGCCTCCCGTCTCCCGCCTGCCCGTTCCGGCCGGCGGGAGACGGGAGGCGCGCTTCGCCGTGGGGCCCGGCGGGCGGCGCACACCTGATCGTCTCTGATCAGTTCGCGCTCCCGTGCGCAGGTCGGCGCAGCGTGGCGGTCCGGTGACCGAGAGGTAGGCGACAACCCTTGCCAGCAACGGCCAACTGTGCTGATATTCGAACCTGCTTGCAGTGACAGCAGGTGCCCTCCCGAACACGCCGGGGCGAACTGGCGGCGCACGTACGGCGCCCAACGGAACAGCCGTCGGATCAGCTCTGCGGTAGCCAGCCCGGCCGCCCTCCCTCAAACGAGTGCCATGCCACAGGACTTCTTCGAACCGCGTCGGCCGGCCGGGCGGGCGCGGCCACCGGGCACGGCTCCGGGGTCCGAACCGGCACGCCGTGACAACGGCGCCTCCGCGTGGCCCGACGAAGTGATCCTGGCGGCCCCGCCGCCCGCCTCGCCCACACCGGTACGGATGCCCGGCGAGGACGAAGGGCGGTGCGGACGGGCCCGCCGGCCGGGTCTTCGATCCGCCCTGCGGAAACGATTACGGCTGCCGGGGCAACGTCCCTTCACCTCGGATTCCGGGGACAGTTCGGCGGGCCGCCGGTTCCTCGTCGGGGCCGCGATGACGACCGCCGTCGCGCTGATCGCCGCAGGCGTCGTGCTCGCCACGGTGAACCGCCAGCCGGACCATGCGCGGCCGCTCTCGGTACCCGTCGCGGGCAAGCCGTCCGGCCCCGCCGACACCGGACCGTCGTCCGGCGTCCGGGCCGAGACGGCCCGGTGGATCATCCGGAACGTCGGCCCCGGCCATGTGGTCGCCTGCGACGCCGCCATGTGCGGATCGCTCGCCGCGCTCGGCTTCCCCGCCTCCTCGACGGTGTGGGTGAAGGACAGCGCGCTGGAGCTGCAGAGCGCGGACGTCGCGGTCCTCACCTCGACGCTGCAGACCCGGCTGGGTCCCGCCGTCGGGGCGCTGACCGCCGCTCAGCCGCTCGCCGCGTTCGGCTCGGGCGCCCAGACGGTCACGATCCAGCCGGTGGCCCACGCCGGACGGGCCTCCTACGAACGGGCGATGGCCGCCGACCTCGCCGACCGCGGACTCGCGGGCCGGGCGCTCGCGGCGAACAGCCGCATCACCTTCGCCGCCGCGGCCCGCGTCCCGCTGGAGCAGGGACTGGTGGACATGCGGATCTGCGCGCTGCTCGCGACGCTGAGCAGCGGACACACCCTGACCGTCGAGTCCTTCGGGCCGGCCGCGCCCGGAGCCGGCGCCGGCGTCCCCCGCAACGGGGTGGAGATCTCCACCATCGACACGGTCTCCGCCATGGGGTCCGCCGAACCGGCGACCACCCTGCGGGCCCTCGTCGCGGCCCAACAGCCGCCGTACCGCCCGCTGCGGACCGCGAGCCGCGCGGCGCAGGCGGGGTCACCGGCGGTGCTCACCCTGCTCTACTCCCAGCCGGCGCCGGTCAATCCGCGGAACGGCGCGGCTCCGTGAACCTCATCCGGCGACGCGTACTCGACGACTCGCCTCCGACGACGCGTCTTCGACGACGCGCGTCCGACCACCACATCCGACCGTCGTATGCCAGAAGGGCCCCCTCGTATGACGCTTCCCGTCCGCAGACCCGCGGCCGTCCTGCTCTCGGCCGCACTGTGCACTGCCGTGCTGGCCGGTCCCGCCGCCGCGACCGCGAACGCGGCCCCCGCCCAGCCGGGCGGCTGGCTGCGGCTCGCCCACTTCTCGCCGGGCGCTCCGGCCGTGGACGTCTATCTGTATCCGTTCGGCGGCTCGAAGGCCGCGCTGGTGCTGAAGAACGTCGCGTACGGTGACGCCTCGCCGTACGAGACCGTGGCCGGCGGGCAGTACACGGTCGCGATGCGGGTGGCGGGTGCGGCGGCGTCCGTCGCTCCGGTCATCTCCGCCACCGTGCGGGTCGAGCAGGGGAAGGCCTACACGGTGGCCGGCCTCGGCCCGGGTAGCGCACTCGAACTGCGGACTCTCGACGACCAGCTCTCCGCGCCGCAGGACCGGGCCGGGATACGGGTGATCCAGGCGTCGCTGAGCCAGCCCTCCGTCGCCGTCCAGGTCGCGGACAACGGACCGAGCCGGCTGCGCTTCCCCACCTCGACCCCGTACAGCACGGTGCGCGCCGGAGCCACCGCCGTGAAGGTCACCGCGGGTTCGGCCAGCACCAGCCGGACGCTGCAGCTCGCGGGCCGCAGCACCCACACCCTGGTGGTGCTCTCCTCGTCGGGCGCCGCACCGAAGCTGCTCGACCTGACCGACTCCAGCGGGCCCGCCACCCAGCCGGGCGGCGGCGTCGAAGCGGGGCTCGGCGGTCTCAGCAAGCCAGCCGCCACGGCGACGGGCGCGGGCGGTTCGTCCTCCGGCCTGCCCGCGGTGGCCGGCTGGGCCGCCGCCCTGGTCCTGGGCCTCGGCGCGCTCCTCTTCGCCGCGCGGCGCCTGCGGCGGTCCTGAGCCCTGATGGGACGCCATGCCAGGCCCCGCCCGCCGCACCGGATCGCGCTCGGTTCGCTGGCGCTGCTCGGAGCGGCGTCGGCGGTCGGCGGCGCGGTGGGCCTCGGCCCGCACCTGATGCGCGCCGACGCGCCGGCCGGCGGTGACCGGGCGGTCCGGATGGCTGTCCCGGCGCCCGGTCCCGACCCGGTCGGCACGACGCCGCCGGGACCGTCGCCGGCCGTCGCGCCGCACCCCAGCTCGCTGTCCATCCCGGCCATCCAGCTGCGCACCGCCCTGGAGACCCTCGGACTGTCGCCCACCGGAACGCTCCAGGTTCCGGTGCGGCCGGAGCGGGCGGGCTGGTTCGACGGCGGCCCCGTCCCCGGCCAGGTGGGCCCCGCGGTCGTGGTGGGCCATGTCGACTCCGTCGACGGGCCCGCCGTGTTCGCCCGGCTGTCGTCGCTGCGGCCGGGCGACGTGATCACCGTGGGTCTCGGCGACGGCGGCAGCGTCCGCTTCCGGGTGACCGCGGTCCGGCGGTTCGCGAAGGACCGGTTCCCCACCGCCGAGGTGTACGGGCCGCAGCCGGATGCGCAGCTCCGGCTCATCACCTGCGGCGGGGCCTTCGACGGCCATCACTATCCCGACGACATCGTGGTCTTCGCCCGCCTCGCCGGCACCCCGTAGCCACGCCCTCTGGAAAATAGCTCTGACTACGAGCTAAAATTGCGCTATGACCGCAGCGGAGTTCCCCGACGCCCTCGCGGACGCGCTGGCCGGTGTGCAGCGGCTGATCCGGCGCCGGCTGCGCGGCGGGCTGACCGTCCCACGGCTGCGCGGCGCGCAGGTCGAACTCCTGCAACTGGTCGCGGCCCGTCCCGGCATCCGGGTGTCGGCCGCGGCCAAGGAGCTCTACCTCGCGGGCAATTCGGTCTCCACACTCGTCAACCAGCTGGTCCGGGACGGCTATCTGCTGCGCGAGACCGACCCGGACGACCGCCGCTCGGCACTGCTGCAGATCACTCCCGCGGCCAGAACGCGGCTGCGCGACTGGAAGTCCCGGCGCGACGCGCTGGTGCGCGAGCAGGTGGCGCGGCTCGACGCGGCCGACCGGGCGGCACTGGAGGCGGCGCTGCCGGCGCTGCGCAGACTCGCCCAGAACCTGCACGAGGAAGCGGAGGGGACATGACCGTCGATTCCGGAACCGCCGGCCAGGGGGCCATGGATCAGGAGGCCGTGGATCGGGCGGTCGTGGATCGGGCGGCGCACGCTCCCGGTCCCGCCGAACCCGACGCCGTCACCTGTAGCGGGCTGGAGTACGCCTTCGGCGAGACGAAGGCCGTCGACGGCCTCGACCTGTCGGTCCGCGCCGGTGAGGTCTTCGGGCTGCTCGGCCCGAACGGGGCCGGCAAGACCACCGCCATCCGCTGCATCACCACCCTGCTGCCGGTACCGGGCGGCATGGTGCGGGTCTTCGGGCACGACGTCGCCAAGGAGCGGATGGCGGTGCGTCGGCTGCTGGGCTACGTACCCCAACAGCTGTCCGCCGACTCCGGGCTGACGGGCCGTGAGAACGTGGCGCTCTTCGCCCGGGTCTTCGACGTGTCCCGCCGCGAACGGGCCGCCCGCGTCGGGCAGGCGCTGGAGGCGGTCGACCTCACCGACGCGGCCGACCGGCTGGCCAAGACGTACTCCGGTGGCATGATCCGCCGCCTCGAACTCGCCCAGGCGCTGGTCAGCGCGCCGCGGCTGCTGATGCTCGACGAGCCGACGATCGGCCTCGACCCGATCGCCCGCACCAGCGTGTGGGAGCACATCAACGCGGTACGGGCCGCCACGGGCATGACCGTCCTGGTGACCACGCACTACATGGACGAGGCCGACCAGTACTGCGACCGCGTCGCTCTCATGCACCGCGGCCGGATCCGCGCGCTCGGCACGGCCGACGAGCTCAGGTCCGATCTGAGGGACCGCCGCCGGGCATCCGGCGACGACGACGCGGCGCCGACGCTGGAGGACGTCTTCCGGGACGTCGCCGGCAGCGGCCTCGACGAGCAGGGAGGAGACTTCCGCGATGTCCGCAGCACCCGCCGCACCGCGTCCCGTGTCGGCTGAGAGCGCGCTCCCCGGCCGGCTGGACCTGCTGCTGGTCCCACCGCGCGCCCGCACCGGCTGGCGGGTGCTGCCCGCCAGGGTCGGCGCGATGTGCGTGGTCGAACTGCAGAAGCTGCGCCACGACCGCACCGAGCTGTACACCCGGGCCATCCAGCCCGCCCTGTGGCTGCTGATCTTCGGTGAGACGTTCACCCGGATCAAGGCCATCCCGACCGGCGGCATCCCGTACATCGACTACCTGGCGCCCGGCATCATCGCGCAGTCCGCGATGTTCATCGCCATCTTCTACGGGATCATGATCATCTGGGAACGCGACGCCGGGATCCTCACCAAACTGCTCGTCACCCCGACCCCGCGATCCGCCCTCATCACCGGCAAGGCGTTCGCGGCCGGGGTGAAGGCGCTGATCCAGGCGGTCGTGGTGATCGTCATCGCCGCCCTGCTCGGGGTGGCGATGACCTGGAACCCGCTGCGCCTGCTCGGGGTGGCCGTGGCGGTGGTCCTCGGCTCGGCCTTCTTCTCCTGCCTGTCGATGACCATCGCGGGCATCGTGCTCACCCGCGACCGGCTGATGGGCATCGGCCAGGCCATCACGATGCCGCTCTTCTTCGGCTCCAGCGCCCTCTACCCGGTGGCGATCATGCCGGGCTGGCTCCAGGTGATCAGCAAGGTCAACCCCCTCAGCTACCAGGTCGACGCGCTCCGCGGGCTCCTCCTCGGCACCCCGTCCCACCTGCTCCTCGACTACGGCGTCCTGATCGTCGCCGCGGCCCTGGGCATCGCGGCGGCCTCGTCCCTCCTGGGCCGCCTCGCCCGTTGACCCGGACGACTGAAGCGGCGCGTTCAGCGCCCGGGCGGCAGCGAGGGGTCAGGAGCCCACGGGGTTCACGAACGTGCCCGGGTGGGTGGCGCCGTCCTGGCGGACGATCGAGCCGCCCCAGGGCCACTTCAGCGCGAACTGGGTCTTCTCGTCCGGTGGCGTGATGCGGACCAGGGCCGGCTGGAAGGACTCGGCGGCGGGGGCGGTCGTGGGGAGGATGGTGATGGAGAAGTTCGTGGTGTCCGAGGGCTTGAGCAGGATCTTGGTGGGCGTCGTCGAGGAGCGGGTCAGCGACCAGGTGCCGTCGGTCGCGCGGTCGCCGACGATGTCGACGCCGGGGAAGCCGATGAGCGAACAGGTGTGGCGGCTGATGTTGGTGAAATAGACGGAGGCCCGGGTCTGGGCGGTCGAGTTCATGTCCGGGGCCGCACCGCCGCCGGCGGCGAAGCCCGCCTTGAGGTCACCGGTGTGACACCGGACGATGGACGCGAGATCGACGACCGTGGACGTACCGGAGGTGGACGTATCGGCGTTCGACGGGCCGTCGTCGGACGACGAGGATCCGCTGGCCGTCTCGTTGCCGCCGCTCTTGGCGCTGTCGGTCGCGCCGCCGCTGCCGGCCGAGGGCGTCGCCTTCGGGGCGCCCTTGGTGGGGGCGGGGGCCGGGGTGCTCGGGGCGTGGTTGGGGCGTCCGCTGGATCGCGCGCCGTCCGCCGAGCTCTGGCACGCGACGGCGCCGGTGCTCAGGGCGGCGATGGCGAGTATCGCGGCCCCGTGGCGGGGCAGGCGATTCAGCATGGCGGTCATGGGTACCCGACTCTCTGCGTGCGGTGGCGCGACGATCTCTGTGCGTTCACGCGCGGAACCCGGGCCGCGGTTCCAGCGGACCGCCACCGGCCGCGGGATCGCCGTACCGGGTCGAGCCGCAGGTCAGCCGGAAGCGGCTGTTCCGCACCGGACCGGCGACGCGGAACGCTCAGCGCAGCTGCTGCACGCGCAGGGCCAGTTCCATCTCGAAGCGGGCGTCGGGGTCCTGGAGCCGGTCGCCGAAGAGTTCGTCGAGCTGGCGCAGCCGGTAGCGGACGGTCTGCGGGTGGATGCCGAGCCGGGCGGCCACCTCGTTGGCGTTGCGGCTGCACTGCAGCCAGCAGAGCAGGGTGTCGGCGAGGCGGGCCCGGTACGGCGGGCGCATCCGTTCCAGCGGGCCGAGATGGCGTTCGGCGAGGGCGTCCACCAGGGCCTCGTCCTGGAAGAGCAGCATGGTGGCGAGGTTCTCGGAGCAGCGCACGACCTCGTCGCCCGGCAGGACGTCGCGCCGTGCCAGGGTCAGCGCGTCCATCGCCCAGCGCAGCGACCGGGCGCCCTCGGTCAGTTGGACGGTGGGGCCGAGTGCGGCGCGGTGGCCGTGCAGCGCGGAGTCGACGGCGCGGGTGCGCCCGGGACCGCCCGGGTCGGGGACGACGATGCAGCCGGGCCGCTGGTCGAAGCGGGCCAGGAAGTCCGGCGGCAGGATCGGGTAGAGGGTGTCGCGTTCCCAGTGGTGGTCCACGACGACCACGGCGAGGGAGGTGGGGACCGGCCAGTGGGCGGCGTGGGCGAGATCGCGGATGGCCTCCTCGGTGGGGGGCTGTTCGGCGATCAGCATGTCGAACAGCCGCAGCCGGCGGCGTTGCAGCTCACCCGCCAGATGTAACTGGGCCTCGGCGTACCCGGCGGAGGTGGCCGTGGCGATCTCGTCGATATGGACCAGCGCGGCCTCGCCCAGCAGGCCGAGGACCTCACGCGGCAGGATGTCGGCGTCGGCGAGGCTGACGATGCGGCGCCAGGAGATCCGGGCGCCGATGCGGAGCGCGCCCTGGAAGGAGTCGAGGCTGCGGCCCTCCCTGGCCTCCCCGCGGCCGATACCGCGGTAGATGTTGATGACTTCCTGCGCGCTGATGCCCGGGGTGGAGAGGCGGTCCAGCAGGAGGTTCAGACCTAATTCCACGCCGGTGTGGATGGTTTTCGTGTAGGTGTCGTTCGTCGGGCGGTCGTACTCGGGAATCTCGGCCTGGATGGCTGCGACCACCTCCTTCCGGATCGCGTCGAGGAAGGGCCGGAGATGGTGGGCGAGCTCCGGGGGGATCCGGCTGAACGGCTCATCTGCCAGTTCTTGGGTCTGTCGCACCGTGGCGGAGTTCCTTCCGCTTATTGGTTCGATTGCTTGCGACGGTACTCCCCGGACGTCGCTGCCCGCCACGGTGCCTGACGGAGCATCAGATTATGATGTCTTGTCACTTGAGTGACAACGAGTCCCCGTTGAGGTGGCCTTCCGGCACAGCCGGTGTCCGCCGGCGGAGGGCGAGGAACGTCACCAGGGCGCCGCACAGCACACAGCCGGCCGCGAGTCGCAGGCCCGACGCGTAGCCGTGGAGGAACGCGGTACGCGGATCGGAACCGGCGGCGAGTTCCGCGCTCCGGGTGTGCGTCAGGACGACGCCGACCAGGGCGATGCCGAAGACCCCGGAGATCTCCCGGGCCGCGCTGACCACCCCGGACGCCATGCCGTTGTGGGAGGCCGGCACCGAGGCGAGGGAGCGGACCGTCAGTGGCGTGGTGAGGGCGGAGCCCGCGCCGATCAGCAAAAGCCCCGGCTGCAGGCCGAGCCAGCTCGTCCGCAGACCGGTCGCGGACACCTGCACCAGCCCCCACGCCACCAGCACCAGACCGGCCGCGATCACCCGGTGCGCGCCCCAGGCCGCGCAGAGCCGTTCCGCGAACGGCGTCAGGGCCAGCAGCGCGAGCGCGAGCGGCAGGAAGGCGAGACCGGCCCTGGTCGCGGAGAACCCGAGCACCTGCTGCAGATACAGCGTGGTGAAGAAGAACACGCCGTTGACGCCGATGCCCCAGAGCACCTGCGCGGCCGTGCCGCCGCTGAGGAGACGGTCACGGAAGAGGCCCAGTTCGAGCAGCGGCGCCGCCCTGCGGATCTCCAGGGCCACGAACAGCCGGCCCGTCAGCGCCGCTGCGAACAGACACTGGGGCACCGGCCACCGGGTGAAGCCGTGCGCCCCGCCCTCCAGCAGTCCGTAGGCCAGCAGATACAGCGCCGCACTCGACAACACGACCCCGGGCCCGTCGAGTCGGCGCAGCGCGGACGGGCCCGGGCGGCGTACGGCCGCCGGTACCGCGCCGGCCAGCAGCAGGCCCAGGACGCCGAAGGGCACGTTCAGGAAGAACACCCAACGCCAGCCCCAGCGCTCGGTGATGAAACCGCCGAGCACCGGCCCCAGGGCCAGTGCGACCGCCAGCGCCGCGGTCCACAGCCCGACCGCGAGCGAACGGCGCGCCGCGGGCAGGTGGCCGGTGATCACCGCCAGCGTCGCGGGGATCACCAGCGCGGCCCCGGCGCCCTGCACGGTCCTGGCCGCGATCAGTGTCGGGCCGTTCGCCGCGAGGCCGCCCGCCACCGAGGCGGCCGTGAAGACCGTCAGCCCCGTGATCAGCACCGGGCGGCAGGACAGCAGGTCGGCGAGCCGGCCGCCCGCCAGCAGCAGCGCGCCGAAGCTCAGAACGTAACTGGTGCCCACCCACTCCAGATCCGGCAGATCGAGGCCCAACGCCCGCTGTACGGAGGGCAGCGCGACGTTGACGACGGTGTTGTCCAGCGTCGTGATGAACCCGGTCACCGCGATCCCCAGCATGATCGGCAGCGTCCTGCCCCGGTCCACCGGCGGCTCCTCTCCCGGGGTCAGGGGCAACCGGACCTGGCGGGTCCTGTGCTCGGGGCCGTCCGACCCTAACCACCGCACCCGCCGTTCGGCTTGTCATCGGAGTGACAGAAGGCGGACGGGTGGCTGTCACCCCCCGCTCTAGTGGCCCGGCAGCCGGAAGCGGAACCTGTTGCCCCCATGACGCTCCAGAATTCCGGATCCCCCCTCCGGGAAGGAGAGCCGCGCATGACCCGTTTCGCCGAGTTCGAGTCCCGTCGCGCCCAGGTTCTGCGAGGAGGCTCACCAGCGGCCGTGGAGCGCCAGCACAGCCGCGGCCGGCTCACCGCACGGGAGCGCATCGACCTGCTGCTCGACCCCGGCTCCTTCACCGAGACCGACGCCTTCGTCCGGCACCGCTGCACCGCCTACGGCATGGACGCCTCCCGCCCCGACGGCGACGGGGTCGTCACCGGCCACGGCACCGTCGACGACCGACCGGTCGCGGTGTTCGCGCAGGACGCCACCGTGTTCGGCGGAAGCATGGGGGAGGCCTTCGGCGAGAAGGTCCTCAAGATCATGGACCACGCGCTGAAGGTCGGCTGCCCCGTGATCGGCCTCAACGACTCGGGCGGCGCGCGCATCCAGGAGGGGGTCGTCGCCCTCGCCCACTACGCGGAACTCGTCCACCGCAACGTCATGGTCTCCGGGGTGATCCCCCAACTGTCCATGATCCTCGGCCCGTGCGCGGGCGGCGCCGCGTACTCACCGGCGCTCACCGACTTCACCGTCATGGTGCAGGACATCTCCCACATGTTCGTCACCGGCCCCGACGTCATCCACTCGGTGACGGGGGAGGAGACCACGGCCGAGGAACTGGGCGGCGCCCGCACCAGCTCCGCCGTCAACGGCACCGCCCACTACCTCGCCCACGACGAGGCCGACGCCTTCGACTTCGTGCGCGGGCTGCTCTCCTACCTGCCCGCCAACAACCGTGAGGCACCACCGCGCTACCGGCAGCACTCCGACCCCGGCATCACCGCGACGGACCGGGAACTCGACGAGATCGTCCCCGCCAACCCCGGGCACGCCTACGACATGCGGGAGATCCTGCGGCGCGTCGTGGACGACGGCGAACTGCTGGAGATCCAGGAACTGTTCGCACCGAACATCATCTGCGCCTTCGGCCGGGTCGAGGGCTCATCGGTGGGCCTCGTCGCCAACCAGCCGCTGCACTCCGCCGGCGCCCTGGACATCAACGCCTCCGAGAAGGCCGCCAGGTTCGTGCGGTTCTGCGACGCCTTCGGCATCCCGATCCTCTCCTTCGTCGACGTCCCCGGCTACCTCTCCGGCGTGCGGCTGGAGCACGAGGGCATCGTCCGCCGGGGCGCCAAGCTGCTGTACGCGTACGCCGAGGCCACCGTGCCCGCCATCACCGTCGTCGTCCGCAAGGCCTACGGCGGCGGCTACGCCGTCATGGGGTCCAAGCACCTCGGCGCCGATCTCAACCTGGCGTGGCCGACCGCGCAGATCGCCGTCATGGGAGCGCAGGGCGCGGTCGCCGTCCTGCACCGCAAGGAACTGCGCGACGCCGAGGACCCGGAACTGCTGCGCAAGCAGCTCACCGCCGAGTACGAGAACGAGTACGCCACCCCGTACCTGGCCGCGGAGCGCGGCTACCTCGACGCCGTCATCCTCCCGCACGAGACCCGCGGCCGAATCGTCCGCGGACTGCGGTCGCTGCACGGAAAACACCGGCCCGCACCGCAGCGCCAGCACGGCAACATCCCCCTCTGAACGACCCGTCCCCCGGTACCGCGGATCCCCCCACCGGTCCCACGGAACCACCTCCTCCGAGAGCGGCCCCCCTCGCGCCGCC from the Streptomyces sp. RKAG293 genome contains:
- a CDS encoding acyl-CoA carboxylase subunit beta — translated: MTRFAEFESRRAQVLRGGSPAAVERQHSRGRLTARERIDLLLDPGSFTETDAFVRHRCTAYGMDASRPDGDGVVTGHGTVDDRPVAVFAQDATVFGGSMGEAFGEKVLKIMDHALKVGCPVIGLNDSGGARIQEGVVALAHYAELVHRNVMVSGVIPQLSMILGPCAGGAAYSPALTDFTVMVQDISHMFVTGPDVIHSVTGEETTAEELGGARTSSAVNGTAHYLAHDEADAFDFVRGLLSYLPANNREAPPRYRQHSDPGITATDRELDEIVPANPGHAYDMREILRRVVDDGELLEIQELFAPNIICAFGRVEGSSVGLVANQPLHSAGALDINASEKAARFVRFCDAFGIPILSFVDVPGYLSGVRLEHEGIVRRGAKLLYAYAEATVPAITVVVRKAYGGGYAVMGSKHLGADLNLAWPTAQIAVMGAQGAVAVLHRKELRDAEDPELLRKQLTAEYENEYATPYLAAERGYLDAVILPHETRGRIVRGLRSLHGKHRPAPQRQHGNIPL